From the genome of Vitis riparia cultivar Riparia Gloire de Montpellier isolate 1030 chromosome 2, EGFV_Vit.rip_1.0, whole genome shotgun sequence, one region includes:
- the LOC117927296 gene encoding RNA-binding protein 7-like, whose product MSTKSGCAVYIGNLDERVSERVLYDILIQVGRVVDLYIPRDKETERPKGYAFAEYETEEIAEYAVKLFSGLVTLYNRTLKFAISGQDKPSPAAITPRHHVPYNNMESSQHSMGLKTPCRLSAHPVNNAQASSDVLHQPNRNSSQHDGNNYDYSRRVFGATLDNISRSRSRYYDSSSPITYPSY is encoded by the exons ATGTCTACAAAATCAGGTTGCGCAGTTTACATAG GTAATTTGGATGAGAGGGTAAGCGAGAGGGTTTTGTATGATATTCTGATTCAGGTAGGGAGGGTGGTGGACTTATACATCCCTCGTGACAAGGAAACTGAACGGCCAAAAGGTTATGCCTTCGCAGAATATGAGACAGAGGAAATTGCAGAATATGCTGTCAAGCTTTTCTCTGGCCTTGTGACATTGTACAACCGAACCCTGAAATTTGCG ATTTCTGGGCAAGATAAGCCCTCACCAGCAGCAATCACCCCAAGACACCATGTACCATATAACAATATGGAAAGTTCTCAACACTCCATGGGGTTGAAAACGCCTTGCAGATTATCGGCTCACCCCGTAAATAATGCACAAG CATCCTCTGATGTGTTACACCAACCTAATAGGAATAGTTCACAACATGATGGCAACAATTATGACTACAGTCGAAGAGTTTTTGGTGCAACATTGGATAACATTAGCCGCTCTAGGTCAAGATACTATGATTCCAGTAGTCCAATCACATATCCCTCTTACTAA